Proteins from one Drosophila gunungcola strain Sukarami chromosome 3R, Dgunungcola_SK_2, whole genome shotgun sequence genomic window:
- the LOC128260950 gene encoding serine protease gd translates to MTISRLTFLGLCLNLVLCSALQVPQHNCESYFSYYREDSGAYIGVFTAPRPGVNSLSWEVIFTAHGTNQAHTVSSLMPYPTKTRAFENIHNGERGQVFVRFQDFGNELPKLTHAEFNGQVLCQNNEYDAPSSTMTRRQSMSTSTPISQHSAPREMAVPQSRPRPTTSTQNDLNPFFNRPRPRVETDFDQCGVEGFAPLQIGGEQVTRGQYPWLAALYEGESSVKYMCVVSVISKRTVITAAHCIHDKSANQLWVYLGRHDRNENPESGASLASVGRVITPPAYEGSPFPDTDVGLLVLNHPMVYTKYIQPLCLWSKDFRLSANEGESGAVAGWGYDRTGEKTRFPKTVSVRLVPQAQCLKEMKRAEDFLTPRTVCAGNPEAHGPCFGDSGSALMVLRNNRYYIRAIVSISPRQGNICDLSKYVIYCDVSKHIDWVRENMVM, encoded by the exons ATGACAATCTCGCGGCTGACCTTCCTCGGCCTTTGTCTCAATCTGGTTCTCTGCTCGGCGTTGCAAGTTCCGCAGCACAATTGCGAAAGTTATTTTTCATACTACAGAGAGGATAGTGGGGCCTACATTGGCGTTTTCACGGCTCCCCGCCCTGGAGTCAATAGTTTATCATGGGAGGTGATCTTCACGGCTCATGGAACTAACCAA GCGCACACAGTCAGCTCTCTAATGCCGTATCCCACTAAAACTCGGGCCTTCGAAAATATTCACAATGGAGAACGTGGACAAGTATTTGTGCGCTTCCAGGATTTCGGAAATGAGTTACCCAAACTTACCCACGCGGAATTCAATGGACAGGTTTTGTGCCAAAACAATGAAT ACGATGCCCCATCCAGCACAATGACCAGAAGGCAGTCGATGTCCACCTCAACGCCCATTAGTCAACACTCCGCTCCAAGGGAAATGGCAGTGCCTCAGTCTCGACCAAGACCGACCACATCGACCCAAAACGACCTCAATCCGTTCTTCAATCGCCCGAGGCCACGGGTGGAGACCGACTTTGACCAGTGCGGAGTGGAGGGCTTTGCGCCCCTGCAAATCGGAGGTGAACAAGTGACCAGGGGTCAGTACCCCTGGCTGGCGGCCCTCTACGAGGGTGAGTCTTCCGTCAAATACATGTGCGTTGTCTCGGTGATCTCCAAACGGACTGTGATCACGGCGGCCCACTGCATTCACGACAAAAGTGCCAACCAACTGTGGGTCTATCTGGGCCGGCACGATCGAAACGAGAATCCGGAGAGCGGAGCTTCGTTGGCCAGTGTGGGCAGAGTGATCACGCCTCCCGCGTACGAGGGCAGTCCATTTCCGGACACGGACGTGGGTCTTCTGGTGCTGAACCACCCGATGGTGTACACCAAATACATTCAGCCCCTCTGCCTATGGAGCAAAGATTTCAGGCTGTCCGCCAACGAGGGCGAGAGTGGCGCCGTGGCCGGATGGGGATATGATCGCACTGGCGAGAAGACCCGTTTTCCCAAGACAGTGAGTGTCCGATTGGTGCCGCAGGCTCAGTGTCTCAAAGAGATGAAGCGCGCGGAGGATTTCCTAACGCCGAGGACCGTTTGTGCTGGCAATCCGGAAGCACATGGTCCCTGCTTCGGAGACTCGGGGTCTGCACTGATGGTGCTGCGAAATAACCGGTATTACATTCGGGCCATCGTTTCCATATCTCCCCGCCAGGGAAATATCTGCGACCTAAGCAAGTACGTCATTTACTGTGATGTCTCCAAGCATATAGATTGGGTGCGGGAAAATATGGTGATGTAA
- the LOC128260897 gene encoding enteropeptidase, which translates to MSPLQLLIALLLVALIKSGLGQLPQNDCFPRFKYNSFQGQFIGLVEVRHPPANNHTLILQFSQLGYHDFSNNVGSISLVDDDETTQKNLRQGFPVRYRVDFPIPTIPPKITSMRLNDIELCGGSEYRKPRTGITLRITWTTPYVSVFEVNPQPLPSRPDPVWRQEEGPQPEPSDWTYNTPPRITNNEERFGGNNGSLQLFPSPGRGPVPQQTVSNPTPRKPVPIPGTINTPQQPVTNPGRSSAPQASSSNGIPCGIERTSTTPLIFQGRNLQRGQLPWLVAIFERRESNGPAFICGGSLISTSTVLSAAHCFRFPGRDLTADRTAVSLGRNSLAIHSEGEIRGVSQLIIHENYQIKQVTEADLVLLRLDEPVRYNDYIVPICLWSSSNRMDLPQGHTTYVAGWGPDESGTGNSDVSKITDLKIVSESNCNLELPHTLVQPSTLCAKKTGSGPCASDGGGPLMLREQDVWVLRGVISGGLINEEEHTCELSKPSVFTDVAKHIDWVRRNMWD; encoded by the exons ATGAGTCCGCTTCAGCTGTTGATCGCTCTCCTCCTGGTGGCTTTGATTAAGTCGGGTCTTGGCCAGCTGCCCCAGAACGACTGCTTTCCGCGTTTTAAGTACAACTCCTTCCAAGGGCAGTTCATCGGTCTGGTGGAAGTGCGTCATCCCCCGGCCAACAACCATACACTAATCCTTCAGTTCTCCCAACTGGGCTATCACGATTTTTCG aacaaTGTAGGCAGTATTTCTTTGGTGGACGATGATGAGACGACTCAGAAGAATTTGCGCCAGGGTTTTCCGGTTCGATATCGCGTGGATTTCCCGATTCCCACAATTCCGCCCAAGATCACAAGTATGCGATTAAATGACATAGAGCTTTGCGGTGGATCAGAAT ACCGCAAACCAAGAACAGGCATTACGCTGCGGATCACTTGGACCACCCCATATGTTTCGGTCTTTGAGGTCAATCCTCAACCATTGCCATCACGACCTGATCCAGTTTGGCGACAGGAAGAAGGTCCACAACCCGAACCCAGTGATTGGACCTATAATACTCCGCCAAGGATCACAAATAATGAAGAGAGATTTGGAGGAAACAATGGATCGTTGCAACTATTCCCCAGTCCTGGAAGGGGTCCTGTACCGCAGCAGACTGTATCTAATCCTACCCCCCGAAAGCCGGTGCCAATTCCTGGTACAATAAATACACCCCAGCAGCCGGTCACAAATCCTGGTCGCAGTTCTGCCCCCCAGGCAAGTTCTTCCAATGGGATTCCGTGCGGAATTGAGAGGACCAGCACCACTCCCCTGATCTTCCAGGGCAGAAACCTGCAGCGCGGTCAGCTGCCATGGCTGGTGGCCATCTTCGAGAGAAGGGAGAGCAACGGACCCGCCTTCATCTGTGGCGGCTCCCTGATCTCGACTTCCACGGTACTGTCAGCGGCCCACTGCTTTCGGTTTCCTGGCCGGGATTTGACCGCGGATCGCACGGCCGTCTCCCTGGGACGAAACAGTCTGGCCATTCACTCCGAAGGAGAAATTCGCGGGGTGTCCCAGTTAATCATTCACGAAAACTATCAGATAAAGCAAGTTACGGAGGCAGATTTGGTACTGCTCAGATTGGATGAACCAGTGAG GTACAACGACTACATAGTACCCATTTGCCTGTGGAGCAGCAGTAATCGGATGGACCTGCCGCAAGGGCACACGACATATGTGGCTGGCTGGGGACCGGACGAGTCCGGTACCGGAAACTCGGATGTGTCCAAGATCACCGACCTGAAAATCGTAAGCGAATCCAACTGCAACCTGGAGCTGCCCCACACGTTGGTACAGCCGAGCACGCTGTGTGCCAAGAAGACAGGAAGCGGACCCTGTGCCAGCGACGGAGGCGGACCCCTGATGCTGCGGGAACAGGACGTTTGGGTGCTGCGGGGAGTGATCTCCGGGGGGTTGATTAACGAGGAGGAGCACACCTGCGAACTATCGAAGCCATCCGTGTTCACCGACGTGGCCAAGCACATCGACTgggtgcgccggaacatgtgGGACTAA
- the LOC128260910 gene encoding putative serine protease 42 isoform X1 produces the protein MGLALAVVVSIVALSGGQLLPENSCPDYFAYVNDPFEGLQGEVTLPAFSRGRNRIDLRFSQRGDQDASAVGAVTPYPDESAVRSSRGSSKFRISLRPNPMGGWPKLTRLTYNNQLLCSASEYRPPNSFFNRFYELQISGSLAPFPSTGFNPFPRDGFDVDVQTVFFPPSRGIDVWSGFMQTWQTTPSLKPQLATPAPTPPVFWQTPGPPLTTESQNPPPAAPPPPVETNSPPMSTPVRFDPRSPSASIVCGREGSLSPYIVRGKEFPRGMYPWLSAIYHKESRLLAFKCGGSLISASIVISAAHCVYRMSESSVVIGLGRYDLDDYGEDGAEMHNVLRLLWHPEFNTRLLSDADIALITIERPAKFNDIIGPICLWTVEASSTLSTSGFIAGWGRDEQGTSRTQYPRVVEAEIASATNCASNWRASMVSDRSLCAGNRDGSGPCLGDSGGGLMVKQGDRWHLRGIVSSGERGTNGTCQLNQYVLYCDLSKHIDWINDNIR, from the exons ATGGGTCTGGCATTGGCCGTGGTTGTGTCGATAGTTGCCCTTTCCGGGGGCCAGCTTCTGCCGGAGAACTCGTGTCCCGACTACTTCGCATATGTCAACGATCCCTTCGAGGGCCTCCAGGGCGAGGTGACACTGCCCGCCTTCTCGCGCGGTCGCAATCGCATCGATTTGCGGTTCTCGCAGCGGGGTGATCAAGAT GCCTCCGCCGTGGGCGCCGTTACTCCGTATCCGGATGAGAGCGCGGTTCGCTCCAGCAGGGGGTCCTCCAAGTTTCGGATCTCCCTCAGACCGAATCCCATGGGTGGTTGGCCCAAGCTAACGCGTCTCACCTACAACAATCAACTACTGTGCTCGGCCAGCGAAT ACAGACCGCCCAACAGTTTCTTCAATCGCTTCTATGAACTTCAGATCAGTGGATCGCTTGCGCCTTTCCCTTCCACCGGATTCAATCCCTTCCCGAGAGATGGCTTCGATGTAGATGTTCAGACCGTGTTCTTTCCGCCTTCTCGCGGGATTGATGTTTGGTCTGGCTTTATGCAAACCTGGCAAACGACCCCTTCCTTGAAACCCCAGTTGGCCACACCAGCGCCCACGCCGCCGGTTTTCTGGCAAACGCCTGGGCCACCTTTGACTACAGAATCGCAGAATCcgccaccagcagcaccaccaccaccggtTGAAACCAATTCTCCCCCAATGTCGACACCTGTACGGTTCGATCCGCGATCTCCTTCAGCTTCCATAGTTTGCGGAAGAGAGGGCAGTCTATCTCCGTATATTGTGCGGGGCAAGGAGTTTCCGCGCGGAATGTATCCCTGGCTGTCGGCCATCTACCACAAGGAGTCGCGATTGCTGGCCTTCAAGTGCGGCGGATCCCTGATCTCCGCGAGCATCGTGATCAGTGCCGCCCACTGTGTGTACCGGATGTCGGAGAGCAGCGTGGTCATCGGACTGGGACGCTATGACCTGGACGACTATGGAGAGGATGGCGCCGAGATGCACAATGTTTTGCGCCTGCTCTGGCATCCGGAGTTCAACACCCGCTTGCTGTCCGATGCGGATATCGCCCTGATCACCATAGAGCGCCCGGCCAA GTTCAACGACATTATTGGACCTATTTGCCTGTGGACGGTGGAGGCGAGCAGTACGTTGTCCACATCCGGATTCATTGCCGGTTGGGGCAGAGATGAGCAGGGAACCTCAAGGACCCAGTATCCCCGTGTGGTGGAGGCGGAGATCGCCAGTGCCACGAACTGTGCCAGCAATTGGAGGGCATCGATGGTTTCGGATCGAAGTCTGTGCGCCGGAAACCGCGATGGATCCGGACCCTGTTTGGGGGACTCCGGCGGAGGACTGATGGTCAAGCAGGGCGACCGCTGGCATCTCCGGGGCATTGTGTCCTCCGGAGAACGAGGAACTAATGGCACCTGCCAGCTGAACCAATATGTACTGTACTGCGATCTGTCCAAGCACATCGACTGGATAAACGATAATATCCGCTGA
- the LOC128252311 gene encoding uncharacterized protein LOC128252311 codes for MQRTIWLLFLLVLKRGNHTQQSDDNGVLYLSPTNNLQNANDEAIYQYRLNLQSALKEILSDLPDTRKKKIRQALQEALAGLTGLNLAITPLAVNIGNIKKQQTELNWQLKHQEEWKFWAAAKVQKVWESTDVLIVAEVVSITENLYNRYGLQLRNCVGDFLWVQIRFNQHLKEILSKLLSPTSELVHATEMCPSIKPKKCRKAVRNALNVLQDAPQNLHDLWTQSDKIKDSQKQCNLCLEKTLDDYAEERIELEKQLERIIDEYRESMTTVQY; via the exons ATGCAGCGGACCATCTGGCTGCTCTTTCTGCTGGTCCT GAAACGAGGAAACCATACCCAGCAATCAGATGATAATGGCGTTTTGTACCTAAGTCCGACTAACAATCTACAGAATGCAAATGATGAAGCCATTTACCAGTACAGGCTTAATCTTCAAAGTGCACTAAAGGAAATACTATCCGATCTACCCGATACCCGGAAGAAAAAAATACGTCAAGCCCTGCAGGAAGCACTGGCAGGATTAACTGGCTTGAATTTGGCCATCACACCACTGGCAGTGAATATTGGGAATATAAAAAAGCAGCAGACGGAACTAAATTGGCAACTTAAGCACCAGGAGGAATGGAAGTTTTGGGCTGCAGCTAAAGTTCAGAAAGTGTGGGAATCCACGGACGTTCTGATAGTCGCCGAAGTTGTCTCCATCACCGAAAACCTTTACAATCGCTATGGCCTCCAATTGCGCAACTGTGTGGGTGATTTTCTCTGGGTTCAGATTCGTTTTAACCAGCACTTGAAGGAGATCTTGAGCAAACTGCTGAGCCCCACCTCAGAGTTAGTCCATGCCACGGAAATGTGTCCCAGTATCAAGCCTAAGAAATGCCGGAAAGCTGTGAGGAATGCACTTAATGTCCTCCAGGATGCACCACAGAATCTCCATGACCTTTGGACCCAATCCGATAAGATAAAGGATTCCCAAAAGCAATGTAATCTTTGCCTGGAAAAAACTTTAGATGACTACGCCGAAGAGCGGATTGAATTGGAAAAGCAGCTGGAAAGAATAATCGATGAATATCGAGAGAGTATGACCACCGTTCAATATTAG
- the LOC128252310 gene encoding serine protease 48-like: protein MCQVQLLGVLITILQINHITGQNLPSIACPDIFQYQKYGNEYKGLLKLFLNKDVENEMRVDFSQPGRTEPDTPGYFGLSDDEESVILNLINNKPISFKIDFPTPGVVPKLTMPCMLCRFRLSVAPPSITLTLTRSLGVSIPWNNPHWTGLSQGQEPPQRSRPQQLAPSPRPQQVPQLPRLETTSIAPPTPPLSPPVQPTKYVPRTIGQLSGVCGREKTIQTPFIHNGIEVKRGQLPWMAALFELVGRDYNFLCGGTLISSRTVISAAHCFRFGSRSLPAERTTVSLGRISLDLISPGKTSGVSLLLLHQDYNPNVYTDADLALLQLTENIQFNDYIKPICLWNENFLLDLPSGYKSYVAGWGEDEKGNRNTRLAKMTDTDIITHSECRGNLSEENARFITSHTICASNAQASGPCSGDSGGGLMLQEEDIWMLRGVVSAGQRMTNRCNLTLPVIYTDVAKHIEWLLGSMWF, encoded by the exons ATGTGCCAGGTGCAACTGTTGGGTGTTCTCATCACCATATTGCAGATCAACCATATTACCGGTCAAAATCTGCCCTCTATTGCCTGTCCGGATATCTTTCAGTATCAGAAATACGGAAATGAGTATAAaggacttttaaaattatttctaaataAAGATGTGGAAAACGAGATGCGTGTCGACTTTTCGCAGCCCGGTAGAACGGAACCG GACACCCCGGGATATTTTGGCTTATCAGATGATGAGGAATCGGTAATTTTAAACTTGATAAACAATAAGCCCATAAGCTTCAAAATTGACTTTCCCACGCCGGGTGTCGTGCCCAAACTAACAATGCCGTGTATGCTATGCCGT TTTCGGCTTTCAGTTGCACCCCCCAGCATTACACTAACTTTGACGCGCAGTCTGGGGGTGTCTATTCCTTGGAATAATCCCCACTGGACAGGACTGTCCCAAGGACAGGAGCCCCCTCAGAGAAGCCGTCCACAACAGCTTGCCCCAAGCCCGCGGCCACAACAAGTGCCACAGTTACCAAGGCTCGAGACCACGTCCATAGCACCACCTACACCACCTTTAAGCCCGCCAGTGCAACCCACCAAATACGTTCCCCGGACAATCGGACAGCTGAGTGGAGTCTGTGGGCGGGAGAAGACCATCCAGACGCCCTTCATCCACAACGGAATCGAGGTGAAGCGTGGTCAGCTGCCCTGGATGGCGGCCCTCTTCGAGCTCGTAGGCAGGGACTACAACTTTTTATGCGGAGGAACCTTAATCTCGTCCAGAACGGTGATCTCGGCGGCCCACTGCTTCCGCTTTGGCAGCCGGAGTTTGCCAGCTGAAAGGACAACGGTCTCACTGGGTCGAATTTCTCTAGACTTGATATCACCCGGAAAAACTAGTGGCGTATCACTTCTTTTGCTGCACCAGGACTACAATCCCAATGTTTACACCGATGCGGATTTGGCTCTGCTCCAATTGACCGAGAATATTCA ATTTAATGACTACATAAAGCCCATTTGCCTGTGGAACGAGAACTTTCTGCTGGACCTCCCCTCGGGCTACAAGTCCTACGTGGCTGGTTGGGGAGAGGACGAGAAGGGCAACCGGAACACGCGGCTGGCCAAGATGACGGACACGGACATCATCACCCACTCGGAGTGCCGCGGCAACCTCTCCGAGGAAAATGCACGCTTTATCACCTCGCACACGATCTGCGCCAGCAATGCCCAGGCATCAGGACCCTGTAGTGGCGACTCCGGCGGAGGGCTGATGCTGCAGGAGGAGGACATCTGGATGCTAAGGGGCGTCGTTTCGGCCGGACAGCGAATGACCAACCGATGCAACCTCACGCTGCCCGTTATCTACACGGATGTGGCTAAGCACATCGAATGGCTTCTGGGCAGCATGTGGTTTTGA
- the LOC128260910 gene encoding serine protease gd isoform X3, protein MQTWQTTPSLKPQLATPAPTPPVFWQTPGPPLTTESQNPPPAAPPPPVETNSPPMSTPVRFDPRSPSASIVCGREGSLSPYIVRGKEFPRGMYPWLSAIYHKESRLLAFKCGGSLISASIVISAAHCVYRMSESSVVIGLGRYDLDDYGEDGAEMHNVLRLLWHPEFNTRLLSDADIALITIERPAKFNDIIGPICLWTVEASSTLSTSGFIAGWGRDEQGTSRTQYPRVVEAEIASATNCASNWRASMVSDRSLCAGNRDGSGPCLGDSGGGLMVKQGDRWHLRGIVSSGERGTNGTCQLNQYVLYCDLSKHIDWINDNIR, encoded by the exons ATGCAAACCTGGCAAACGACCCCTTCCTTGAAACCCCAGTTGGCCACACCAGCGCCCACGCCGCCGGTTTTCTGGCAAACGCCTGGGCCACCTTTGACTACAGAATCGCAGAATCcgccaccagcagcaccaccaccaccggtTGAAACCAATTCTCCCCCAATGTCGACACCTGTACGGTTCGATCCGCGATCTCCTTCAGCTTCCATAGTTTGCGGAAGAGAGGGCAGTCTATCTCCGTATATTGTGCGGGGCAAGGAGTTTCCGCGCGGAATGTATCCCTGGCTGTCGGCCATCTACCACAAGGAGTCGCGATTGCTGGCCTTCAAGTGCGGCGGATCCCTGATCTCCGCGAGCATCGTGATCAGTGCCGCCCACTGTGTGTACCGGATGTCGGAGAGCAGCGTGGTCATCGGACTGGGACGCTATGACCTGGACGACTATGGAGAGGATGGCGCCGAGATGCACAATGTTTTGCGCCTGCTCTGGCATCCGGAGTTCAACACCCGCTTGCTGTCCGATGCGGATATCGCCCTGATCACCATAGAGCGCCCGGCCAA GTTCAACGACATTATTGGACCTATTTGCCTGTGGACGGTGGAGGCGAGCAGTACGTTGTCCACATCCGGATTCATTGCCGGTTGGGGCAGAGATGAGCAGGGAACCTCAAGGACCCAGTATCCCCGTGTGGTGGAGGCGGAGATCGCCAGTGCCACGAACTGTGCCAGCAATTGGAGGGCATCGATGGTTTCGGATCGAAGTCTGTGCGCCGGAAACCGCGATGGATCCGGACCCTGTTTGGGGGACTCCGGCGGAGGACTGATGGTCAAGCAGGGCGACCGCTGGCATCTCCGGGGCATTGTGTCCTCCGGAGAACGAGGAACTAATGGCACCTGCCAGCTGAACCAATATGTACTGTACTGCGATCTGTCCAAGCACATCGACTGGATAAACGATAATATCCGCTGA
- the LOC128260932 gene encoding serine protease gd-like: protein MCQVKLFAFLITILQICLISSQNLPFIACPDLFRYLEYNNEYIGHLKLVLDNQNTDNVVRVELSQRGRRTSEPGSLNFLENEESLKFRLSNNEPVNYRIDFPTPGVVPKLTMVSINGDVVCQATPFGAPSTRLSLSRTLRTTVPLAALPTPDRSQPPLRSQEQDPSQRSRQQQPPPRPRPQGPRFESTTRTPPPPPPPLIPPVQSTKSVPRTIGQLSGVCGREKTIQTPFIHNGIEVERGQLPWMAALFELVGRDYNFLCGGTLISARTVISAAHCFRFGSRSLPAERTTVSLGRISLDLISPGKTSGVSLLLLHQDYNPNVYTDADLALLQLTENIQFNDYIKPICLWNENFLLDLPSGYKSYVAGWGEDEKGNRNTRLAKMTDTDIITHSECRGNLSEENARFITSHTICASNAQASGPCSGDSGGGLMLQEEDIWMLRGVVSAGQRMTNRCNLTLPVIYTDVAKHIEWLLRSMWF, encoded by the exons ATGTGCCAAGTGAAACTGTTCGCTTTCCTGATTACGATATTGCAAATCTGCTTAATAAGCAGTCAAAATCTGCCGTTTATTGCCTGTCCGGATCTGTTTCGGTACCTGGAATACAATAATGAGTATATAGGACATCTCAAACTAGTTTTGGATAACCAGAACACGGACAACGTGGTGCGTGTTGAACTTTCGCAGCGTGGCAGAAGGACG TCTGAGCCGGGATCTCTCAACTTTTTGGAGAACGAGGAGTCGCTCAAATTTCGCTTGTCCAACAATGAGCCTGTCAACTACCGAATCGACTTTCCCACGCCGGGTGTGGTGCCCAAACTTACCATGGTTTCGATCAATGGAGATGTTGTGTGCCAAGCCACGCCGT ttgGAGCACCTAGCACAAGGCTATCTTTATCGCGTACTCTGCGAACAACTGTTCCTTTGGCGGCTTTGCCGACACCTGACCGCTCCCAGCCCCCCCTGCGGTCCCAGGAACAGGATCCCTCTCAGAGAAGCCGACAACAACAGCCTCCTCCAAGGCCGAGGCCCCAAGGACCCAGGTTCGAGAGCACAACCagaacaccaccaccaccaccaccacctttGATCCCGCCCGTGCAATCCACCAAGTCCGTTCCCCGGACAATCGGACAGCTGAGTGGAGTCTGTGGGCGGGAGAAGACCATCCAGACGCCCTTCATCCACAACGGAATCGAGGTGGAGCGTGGTCAGCTGCCCTGGATGGCGGCCCTCTTCGAGCTCGTGGGCAGGGACTACAACTTTTTATGCGGAGGAACCTTAATCTCGGCCAGAACGGTGATCTCGGCGGCCCACTGCTTCCGCTTTGGCAGCCGGAGTTTGCCAGCTGAAAGGACAACGGTCTCACTGGGTCGAATTTCTCTCGACTTGATATCACCCGGAAAAACTAGTGGCGTATCACTTCTTTTGCTACACCAGGACTACAATCCCAATGTTTACACCGATGCGGATTTGGCTCTGCTCCAATTGACCGAGAATATTCA ATTTAATGACTACATAAAGCCCATTTGCCTGTGGAACGAGAACTTTCTGCTGGACCTCCCCTCGGGCTACAAGTCCTACGTGGCTGGTTGGGGAGAGGACGAGAAGGGCAACCGGAACACGCGGCTGGCCAAGATGACGGACACGGACATCATCACCCACTCGGAGTGCCGCGGCAACCTCTCCGAGGAAAATGCACGCTTTATCACCTCGCACACGATCTGCGCCAGCAATGCCCAGGCATCAGGACCCTGTAGTGGCGACTCCGGCGGAGGGCTGATGCTCCAGGAGGAGGACATCTGGATGCTAAGGGGCGTCGTTTCGGCCGGACAGCGAATGACCAACAGATGCAACCTTACGTTGCCCGTCATCTACACCGATGTGGCCAAGCACATCGAATGGCTGCTGCGAAGCATGTGGTTTTGA
- the LOC128260910 gene encoding chymotrypsin-like elastase family member 2A isoform X2, with the protein MYVDGSGNRERYLILNRFYLPTVASRVRNRASIVRDSGKASAVGAVTPYPDESAVRSSRGSSKFRISLRPNPMGGWPKLTRLTYNNQLLCSASEYRPPNSFFNRFYELQISGSLAPFPSTGFNPFPRDGFDVDVQTVFFPPSRGIDVWSGFMQTWQTTPSLKPQLATPAPTPPVFWQTPGPPLTTESQNPPPAAPPPPVETNSPPMSTPVRFDPRSPSASIVCGREGSLSPYIVRGKEFPRGMYPWLSAIYHKESRLLAFKCGGSLISASIVISAAHCVYRMSESSVVIGLGRYDLDDYGEDGAEMHNVLRLLWHPEFNTRLLSDADIALITIERPAKFNDIIGPICLWTVEASSTLSTSGFIAGWGRDEQGTSRTQYPRVVEAEIASATNCASNWRASMVSDRSLCAGNRDGSGPCLGDSGGGLMVKQGDRWHLRGIVSSGERGTNGTCQLNQYVLYCDLSKHIDWINDNIR; encoded by the exons ATGTATGTAGATGGGAGCGGGAACCGTGAGCGATACCTGATACTCAATCGGTTTTATTTGCCCACCGTCGCTAGTCGCGTGCGGAACCGAGCTTCGATTGTCCGAGATTCCGGAAAG GCCTCCGCCGTGGGCGCCGTTACTCCGTATCCGGATGAGAGCGCGGTTCGCTCCAGCAGGGGGTCCTCCAAGTTTCGGATCTCCCTCAGACCGAATCCCATGGGTGGTTGGCCCAAGCTAACGCGTCTCACCTACAACAATCAACTACTGTGCTCGGCCAGCGAAT ACAGACCGCCCAACAGTTTCTTCAATCGCTTCTATGAACTTCAGATCAGTGGATCGCTTGCGCCTTTCCCTTCCACCGGATTCAATCCCTTCCCGAGAGATGGCTTCGATGTAGATGTTCAGACCGTGTTCTTTCCGCCTTCTCGCGGGATTGATGTTTGGTCTGGCTTTATGCAAACCTGGCAAACGACCCCTTCCTTGAAACCCCAGTTGGCCACACCAGCGCCCACGCCGCCGGTTTTCTGGCAAACGCCTGGGCCACCTTTGACTACAGAATCGCAGAATCcgccaccagcagcaccaccaccaccggtTGAAACCAATTCTCCCCCAATGTCGACACCTGTACGGTTCGATCCGCGATCTCCTTCAGCTTCCATAGTTTGCGGAAGAGAGGGCAGTCTATCTCCGTATATTGTGCGGGGCAAGGAGTTTCCGCGCGGAATGTATCCCTGGCTGTCGGCCATCTACCACAAGGAGTCGCGATTGCTGGCCTTCAAGTGCGGCGGATCCCTGATCTCCGCGAGCATCGTGATCAGTGCCGCCCACTGTGTGTACCGGATGTCGGAGAGCAGCGTGGTCATCGGACTGGGACGCTATGACCTGGACGACTATGGAGAGGATGGCGCCGAGATGCACAATGTTTTGCGCCTGCTCTGGCATCCGGAGTTCAACACCCGCTTGCTGTCCGATGCGGATATCGCCCTGATCACCATAGAGCGCCCGGCCAA GTTCAACGACATTATTGGACCTATTTGCCTGTGGACGGTGGAGGCGAGCAGTACGTTGTCCACATCCGGATTCATTGCCGGTTGGGGCAGAGATGAGCAGGGAACCTCAAGGACCCAGTATCCCCGTGTGGTGGAGGCGGAGATCGCCAGTGCCACGAACTGTGCCAGCAATTGGAGGGCATCGATGGTTTCGGATCGAAGTCTGTGCGCCGGAAACCGCGATGGATCCGGACCCTGTTTGGGGGACTCCGGCGGAGGACTGATGGTCAAGCAGGGCGACCGCTGGCATCTCCGGGGCATTGTGTCCTCCGGAGAACGAGGAACTAATGGCACCTGCCAGCTGAACCAATATGTACTGTACTGCGATCTGTCCAAGCACATCGACTGGATAAACGATAATATCCGCTGA